In the Puntigrus tetrazona isolate hp1 chromosome 9, ASM1883169v1, whole genome shotgun sequence genome, one interval contains:
- the ankar gene encoding ankyrin and armadillo repeat-containing protein — protein MAIPSEQSSEKAVRAALAAQSLLQKYDRKDLQELLSLTSWNWLLGAEGHNLPVDAPSGIIRQMRNILAPNIIVLAPFDSGLPLDYRMVHQIVRELTVGIYGFNQLPVVTLVPNYDQSSTCQLPPAYYDTKVGQILINVDYTMKALWHGSYISREKRIRFSELWRSILAVDSDGVPQTKKDLLTEFLTAGLTDISEDPCYQDIYKESTDVDPTYEPNSAEEENLFSQYSENILIKLSAYLTSVRQHQNLFVFEASHSLSDVVRLTEDNIDLATYQRLQKKLSGHIILVRKHLERNAEVSRDLVYLKLITFLVPLLISLRKKMLIPNFSKMLPPLSDDKLKTEREVPPHLLGPDFACKHFPQKPNQYFHLHGGIEFDVGTPPLDDITEEMKVAFNALQTQAANYLYELIHQDSTYKTQFPIPLSEIEGKSYNAICVELESLYPQHNLVQWWGALNTSVKTLKGKRLPLTDIELHEQFKKTFGGAKAIKCKTVACGLKAAAERGMCAAFHSLSRRNPASHLHALDEQGLSLLHHAAANNQSHIILQLAAAGVNLNQMRSERFSNSGKSAVGGQFLDGAGLTPVHLAAQCGSLESLNCLLALRADYKLVDKRGWMAIHFAAFYGQVACIQALCRKDPVLLETKTSAESGSSPLLLSATSGSVETLDLLLSTGANWREEDGKGNNTVHLAALYFHTDVLRHLIQLNLDGLPVWKILVEMMQSKGTRHLEMALRCLEALCINIESSCEDIMKAGGIPVLVGLLCSDRLVVQCMATAVLCHMSENAKVCEDLVHHGVVPVLMELLGGHQPELHSRCAVILADLAEHSERHQNLIAQLGGVALVVKLLTSDLQDVLVNAVRCIRTLCVKSPCNQTAVAHAGGVPHLVEFLSVNSDVLQEEACLALAELARGHQENQDLVCEAGAVSALVQALRDGKIPAKVKAATALESIASHNPAIQQCFLVQSAAKDLLQLLKVFQLDVREQGAMSLWALAGQTLKQQKLMAEQMGYPVILDLLLSSSDKMQYVGCRAAIALCRDSRTHQDGFCRQYGVPPLVRLLRGSRTTLKTLLGVIKALGCLCIGVALTANKKSQKIIYREKAIPTLLELLTTHASLEVKVQVAKTLACVLLGNQKLQRQFWEQQDFSYNIILELMGAENKSIRLDAGHALSLFAYNNKAQQKAIQQTGRILMNTFETFLSSDKETERAKAAFQIVVLDRVISGSDEVTLTARGVTVLVESLQSDQSTTVVIAAQLLASLVHTRVGITNAIVGMGAVEHLSAHLDSDYEEVRTACASALGYLTSNRYAHRQLLAKCRKSPRTYDLLMENLAEDARISQFFRAEFERQRRTGLPSLSLEINGGPPVPRRDNKGLAKKANDRCSRSAIHDREKTAPLPHHVRQRARTGKSQSQNEVE, from the exons ATGGCGATCCCATCAGAACAGAGCAGCGAGAAGGCAGTTCGTGCTGCTTTAGCCGCTCAGTCTTTACTTCAGAAATATGACCGCAAAGATCTGCAAGAACTGCTCAGCCTGACCTCTTGGAACTGGTTGCTCGGTGCTGAGGGACACAACCTGCCTGTGGATGCACCTTCTGGCATCATCAGACAAATGAGGAACATATTAGCTCCCAACATCATTGTCCTGGCTCCCTTTGACTCAGGTTTGCCCCTGGATTACAGAATGGTCCACCAGATCGTGAGGGAGCTAACCGTGGGAATATACGGTTTTAACCAACTTCCCGTCGTCACTCTGGTACCCAACTATGACCAGAGCTCCACGTGCCAGCTACCACCAGCATATTACGACACAAAAGTCGGTCAGATACTAATAAACGTAGATTATACCATGAAGGCTCTCTGGCACGGGAGTTACATTTCTAGAGAAAAACGAATACGCTTCTCTGAGTTATGGAGATCCATCCTGGCCGTGGATTCAGATGGTGTTCCTCAAACAAAGAAAGATTTGCTTACAGAGTTCCTCACTGCAG GTTTAACAGACATCTCAGAGGATCCATGTTATCAGGACATTTATAAGGAGAGCACCGATGTAGACCCAACTTACGAACCCAACAGCGCAGAGGAGGAGAACCTCTTCTCACAATACTCAGAAAACATCCTGATCAAGCTGAGTGCCTACCTGACCTCTGTCCGCCAGCACCAAAACCTCTTTGTGTTTGAGGCGTCACATAGCCTGTCTGATGTGGTCCGACTCACTGAGGACAACATTGATCTGGCCACCTACCAGAGGCTACAGAAAAAGCTGTCAGGCCACATTATTCTGGTGAGGAAGCATCTTGAGAGGAATGCTGAAGTCTCCAGGGACCTCGTCTATCTGAAACTCATCACGTTCCTGGTGCCTCTGCTGATATCTTTAAGGAAAAAGATGCTGATTCCTAATTTTTCCAAAATGCTTCCACCTTTGTCAG ATGACAAGCTGAAAACAGAACGAGAGGTTCCTCCGCATCTTCTTGGGCCAGACTTTGCCTGCAAGCACTTTCCACAGAAACCAAATCAGTATTTTCACCTTCATGGAGGAATTGAATTTGACGTGGGGACTCCTCCTCTTGATGACATCACTGAAGAAATGAAG GTGGCTTTCAATGCACTTCAGACTCAAGCAGCCAATTACCTATATGAGTTAATTCATCAGGACTCCACTTACAAAACTCAGTTTCCAATACCGCTCAGTGAGATTGAAGGGAAAAG CTATAATGCCATCTGCGTTGAGCTAGAGTCGCTTTATCCTCAACATAACTTGGTTCAGTGGTGGGGGGCTTTAAACACCTCCGTCAAAACCCTCAAAGGGAAGAGACTGCCCTTGACGGACATTGAGCTGCACGAGCAGTTCAAGAAAACATTTGGTGGTGCAAAAGCTATAAAGTGCAAG ACCGTAGCATGCGGGCTGAAGGCAGCAGCAGAGAGAGGAATGTGTGCCGCGTTTCACTCGCTGAGTCGCAGGAACCCGGCGTCCCACCTGCATGCTCTTGATGAGCAGGGTCTCTCTCTGCTTCACCACGCTGCAGCCAACAACCAATCGCACATCATCCTCCAGCTCGCTGCAGCAGGAGTCAACCTCAACCAGATGCGCAGCGAGAGATTCTCTAACTCAG GAAAATCGGCTGTCGGAGGACAATTCCTAGATGGAGCAG GGCTCACTCCAGTGCACCTCGCTGCACAATGTGGCTCCCTTGAATCCCTGAACTGTCTTCTAGCACTGCGAGCAGACTACAAACTTGTGGACAAGAGGGGTTGGATGGCTATTCATTTTGCAGCCTTTTACGGCCAAGTGGCATGCATTCAAGCACTATGTAGGAAAGACCCTGTTTTATTGGAGACAAAGACCTCCGCTGa gagTGGCAGTTCACCACTGTTATTGTCAGCGACCTCAGGTTCAGTGGAAACTCTGGACCTCCTGTTGTCCACTGGAGCAAACTGGAGAGAGGAAGACGGCAAGGGCAATAACACTGTCCACCTGGCAGCACTTTACTTTCACACAGATGTCCTTAGACACCTCATTCAGCTGAACTTGGATGGGCTTCCTGTGTGGAAGATTCTTGTCG aaatGATGCAAAGCAAGGGCACCAGGCATCTGGAGATGGCCCTCAGGTGTCTTGAGGCTCTTTGTATAAACATTGAGTCCTCCTGTGAGGATATTATGAAAGCAG GAGGTATTCCAGTGCTGGTGGGTCTGCTTTGTTCAGACAGACTGGTGGTGCAGTGCATGGCTACAGCTGTACTGTGCCATATGTCAGAGAATGCAAAGGTCTGTGAAGATCTAGTGCATCATGGTGTCGTACCAGTGCTGATGGAGCTCCTCGGCGGCCACCAGCCTGAGCTGCACTCTCGCTGTGCTGTTATACTGGCTGATCTGGCAGAACACAGCGAACGGCACCAAAACCTCATTGCTCAGTTG ggTGGGGTGGCATTGGTAGTCAAGcttctgacctctgacctccaaGATGTGCTAGTAAATGCTGTGAGATGCATTCGTACACTTTGTGTCAAAAGTCCGTGCAACCAAACAGCTGTTGCACACGCTGGAGGAGTTCCACATCTCGTCGAATTCCTGTCTGTGAACTCTG ATGTACTACAGGAAGAGGCCTGCTTGGCGCTCGCAGAGCTGGCTCGGGGTCACCAGGAGAACCAGGATCTCGTGTGTGAGGCAGGAGCGGTCAGCGCCCTGGTGCAAGCCCTGCGAGACGGCAAGATTCCTGCTAAGGTCAAGGCAGCCACAGCCCTTGAATCTATAGCCAGTCACAATCCAGCCATCCAGCAATGTTTCCTCGTGCAATCGGCTGCCAAGGATCTTTTACAACTTTTAAAG GTGTTCCAGCTGGATGTGCGGGAACAGGGTGCAATGTCTCTGTGGGCCCTGGCAGGACAAACTCTGAAGCAACAGAAACTCATGGCGGAGCAGATGGGCTACCCGGTCATCCTTGACCTTCTTCTTTCCTCTTCAGACAAAATGCAATACGTGG GGTGCCGAGCGGCGATAGCGCTTTGCCGAGATAGTCGAACCCATCAGGATGGCTTTTGCAGACAGTATGGGGTGCCGCCTTTGGTCCGTTTGCTTCGAGGGTCTCGAACAACATTGAAGACCCTGCTCGGTGTCATTAAAGCTCTGGGTTGTTTGTGCATAG GAGTGGCTCTCACTGctaacaaaaaaagtcaaaaaattatttacagagAAAAGGCCATTCCTACATTATTAGAGCTTTTAACAACCCACGCATCTCTGGAGGTCAAG GTGCAAGTGGCTAAGACTCTTGCTTGCGTGCTGCTCGGGAACCAAAAACTCCAGAGGCAATTCTGGGAACAACAGGACTTCTCTTACAATATCATTTTGGAGCTAATGGGGGCTGAGAACAAA AGCATTCGTCTGGATGCTGGACACGCGTTGTCCCTGTTTGCTTACAACAACAAAGCCCAGCAGAAGGCAATTCAACAAACGGGAAGAATTCTGATGAACACATTTGAGACGTTTTTGAGTTCCGACAAGGAGACAGAAAGAGCAAAAGCTGCATTTCAG ATAGTTGTGTTAGACAGAGTAATCAGTGGATCAGATGAAGTGACTTTGACCGCAAGAGGAGTCACTGTTCTTGTTGAATCGCTGCAGTCCGACCAATCCACCACTGTGGTTATTGCAG CTCAACTACTTGCTAGCTTGGTTCACACAAGAGTTGGTATTACTAATGCGATTGTCGGCATGGGTGCCGTAGAGCATCTTTCTGCTCATCTGGACTCAGACTACGAAGAG GTTCGAACTGCTTGTGCAAGTGCTCTGGGTTACCTGACCTCTAATCGATACGCTCATCGACAGCTCCTGGCGAAATGCAGAAAATCCCCTCGCACATATGACCTCCTGATGGAGAATTTAGCTGAAGATGCCAGAATATCGCAATTCTTTAGAGCGGAGTTTGAAAGACAGAGAAGAACAGGGCTTCCATCCCTCAG TTTGGAGATAAACGGCGGCCCTCCTGTGCCTCGCCGTGATAATAAAG GATTGGCGAAGAAAGCGAACGATAGGTGTAGTCGGTCAGCGATCCATGACAGAGAAAAAACAGCTCCTTTGCCACACCATGTAAGACAGAGGGCCAGAACCGGCAAATCCCAGAGTCAGAACGAGGTTGAATGA
- the zgc:136439 gene encoding uncharacterized protein zgc:136439 → MKAVILAAGYGTRLQRDIENDTTGNFKYLGGIAKPLLPVGPCALISHWVQALTKTRCVDTVYVITNDLYQEAFQQWAQEFPNVKIINDGTRRNEDRLGAVACLQLTVKLCAVDDHLLVIGGDTLFKEDFSLVKFTERFFEVQNKDEESSLVLSYQCKDEETSKYGILELDEDLKVQRMKEKPLLSETSSRNACPCFYLFSRTSLPLLDIFLNEKKNAPIEKRDAPGTFLSWLILRRPVYVHRISGRFDVGNLPSYIECDKYFKNQLQNPSVYLM, encoded by the exons ATGAAAGCTGTTATTTTAGCTGCAGGATATGGAACGAGACTGCAAAGGGATATCGAGAATGACACTACAGGGAATTTCAAGTATCTAGGTGGCATTGCAAAGCCGCTGCTTCCTGTCGGTCCGTGTGCGCTTATCTCACACTGGGTGCAGGCACTGACCAAAACACGTTGTGTGGACACAGTTTATGTGATT ACCAATGATCTTTACCAGGAAGCATTCCAGCAGTGGGCTCAAGAATTCCCAAATGTTAAAATCATAAATGACGGTACGAGAAGAAATGAG GACAGACTTGGTGCTGTTGCCTGTCTTCAGTTGACGGTCAAGTTATGTGCTGTGGATGACCACTTACTAGTTATCGGAGG tgatACTTTATTCAAAGAAGATTTCAGCCTGGTAAAATTCACAGAGAGGTTCTTTGAAGTGCAAAATAAAGACGAAGAAAGCAGCTTAGTGCTATCATACCAATGCAAGGATGAAG AAACATCCAAATACGGGATTCTGGAGTTGGACGAGGACCTTAAAGTACAGCGTATGAAGGAAAAACCTCTCTTGAGTGAAACAAGTTCACGTAATGCa TGTCCTTGCTTTTACTTGTTTTCAAGAACCTCACTTCCACTTTTGGACATTTTTCTCAATGAGAAGAAG AATGCACCGATTGAAAAGAGGGATGCACCAGGGACCTTTCTTTCATGGCTCATATTAAG GAGGCCTGTGTACGTGCACAGGATATCTGGTCGATTTGATGTGGGAAATCTTCCATCATACATAGAATGTGACAAATACTTCAAGAACCAACTTCAAAATCcatctgtttatttaatgtag
- the asnsd1 gene encoding asparagine synthetase domain-containing protein 1 — MCGICCVVSLTTPHDPLDKHVHENLKHRGPNSSRDITETISNCSLLFSAHVLHMRGCLTPQPLQDDNGNMLLWNGEVFGGLRVDLGENDTKVVLHRLSMAQCASDVVALLSQLKGPWAFIYYQKVEHCIWFGRDFFGRRSLLWKFDPEKASFTLSSIASLPVDGIQSQWQEVPPRGVYRFDLTDSSPLGTFIFELHPWVFHRDEELNESQELKSEGLPRSVSIKASSSGLYLTSPICPINTSISSLTPEQDQNASQTSFENLKEFLTSSKKKAMVSALIDVLSEAVRKRVWYLPAQDELEIPLNHTKADIAILFSGGIDSMILAALADRHIPADKPIDLLNVAFKIQEKTVPPKSLKKAKNKKKDCDADKMQSVQQSFNCFDVPDRITGRAGLQELKNLSPNRQWNFIEINVTQDELKEMRQKRICHLVHPLDTVLDDSLGCAVWFAARGIGVINEGVEELYTSEAKVVLTGIGADEQLAGYSRHRVRFKNSGLEGLVKELAMELGRISSRNLGRDDRIIGDHGKEARFPYLDEDVVSFLNGLPVSEKADLSLPRGVGEKLLLRLAAVELGLGLSALLPKRAMQFGSRIAKLEDNHEKASDKCKRLVAT, encoded by the exons ATGTGTGGGATCTGCTGTGTGGTCAGTTTGACCACACCACATGATCCACTGGATAAGCATGTCCATGAAAATCTCAAACACAGAGGGCCCAACTCAAGCCGGGACATTACAGAAACAATCTCAAACTGCAGTCTCCTGTTCTCTGCACACGTGCTTCACATGAGAGGTTGCCTGACACCTCAGCCTCTTCAAGATGATAATGGAAACATGCTTCTTTGGAATGGAGAGGTATTTGGTGGTCTGAGAGTCGATCTGGGAGAAAATGACACCAAAGTTGTTCTCCATCGCCTCTCAATGGCGCAGTGCGCTTCAGATGTAGTAGCTTTATTATCACAACTCAAAGGACCCTGGGCATTTATATATTACCAAAAAGTAGAGCACTGTATTTGGTTTGGGAGAGACTTTTTTGGAAGAAGAAGTCTGCTTTGGAAATTCGATCCTGAAAAGGCATCTTTCACACTTTCATCAATTGCTTCCCTACCAGTAGATGGTATTCAGTCCCAGTGGCAGGAAGTACCACCTCGTGGAGTGTACAGGTTTGACCTAACGGACTCTTCACCTCTAggaacatttatatttgaactTCATCCGTGGGTTTTCCATCGTGACGAAGAGTTAAATGAAAGCCAGGAATTGAAAAGCGAAGGTCTTCCTAGATCTGTCTCCATAAAAGCAAGTAGTTCTGGACTTTACCTGACCTCCCCAATTTGTCCAATAAACACATCCATTTCATCACTTACACCTGAACAAGATCAAAATGCTTCTCAAACCtcttttgaaaatctgaaagaaTTCCTAACAAGCTCCAAAAAGAAAGCAATGGTTAGCGCGCTCATCGACGTTCTAAGTGAGGCAGTCCGTAAGAGAGTATGGTACCTACCTGCTCAGGATGAATTAGAGATCCCCTTAAATCATACGAAAGCCGATATTGCCATTCTTTTTTCTGGGGGAATTGATTCAATGATATTAGCTGCCCTTGCTGATAGGCACATCCCTGCAGACAAACCCATTGACCTTCTTAATGTTGCCTTCAAAATCCAAGAAAAAACAGTGCCTCCCAAGTCTTTAAAGAAAGCGAAAAATAAGAAGAAAGACTGTGATGCGGATAAAATGCAATCTGTTCAACAGAGCTTTAATTGTTTTGATGTGCCAGACAGAATAACCGGTAGAGCTGGTCTGCAAGAACTAAAAAACCTCAGTCCAAATCGTCAATGGAACTTTATAGAAATTAACGTAACTCAAGATGAGCTTAAAGAAATGCGCCAGAAACGCATCTGCCATTTAGTACACCCTTTGGACACTGTTCTGGATGACAGCCTTGGATGTGCTGTCTGGTTTGCCGCCAGAGGAATTGGAGTCATAAATGAGGGCGTTGAAGAACTTTACACTTCAGAAGCAaag GTGGTTTTGACTGGCATTGGGGCAGATGAACAACTGGCGGGATACTCCAGACACAGGGTGCGTTTTAAAAACTCAGGATTAGAAGGACTCGTCAAAGAACTGGCTATGGAACTGGGGCGAATATCCTCAAGAAATCTTGGAAGGGATGACCGAATCATTGGGGACCATGGAAAAGAGGCCAG ATTCCCATACTTGGATGAAGATGTAGTCAGTTTCCTTAACGGTCTACCTGTGTCTGAGAAGGCTGACTTGTCACTACCTAGAGGAGTTGGAGAAAAACTATTACTGAGGCTAGCAGCTGTTGAGTTAGGTTTGGGACTCTCTGCTCTCTTGCCCAAGAGAGCCATGCAGTTTGGTTCCAGAATAGCCAAGTTAGAGGACAACCACGAAAAAGCCTCGGATAAGTGCAAAAGGCTTGTCGCTACGTAA
- the LOC122352057 gene encoding ASNSD1 upstream open reading frame protein-like — translation MSSKNSQRTEAGAQEERAQKEELNKKIKEQKIVVDELSNLKKNRRVYTQQPNSNIFFLADKGETLGACKKDLDNMRKEYQDI, via the exons ATGTCTTCTAAAAACAGCCAGAGAACGGAAGCTGGAGCTCAAGAAGAGCGTGCGCAAAAAGAGGAGTTAAACAAGAAG ataaaagaacaaaagattGTTGTTGACGAGTTGAGCAATCTGAAGAAAAACAGG AGAGTGTATACCCAGCAGCCCAACAGCAATATATTCTTCCTAGCAGATAAAGGGGAGACTCTCGGCGCTTGTAAAA AGGATCTGGATAACATGAGAAAAGAATATCAAGATATATAG
- the slc40a1 gene encoding solute carrier family 40 member 1, translated as MDSAASKKPCCGRVGDFLKSAKFLIYLGHALSTWGDRMWNFAVAVFLVELYGNSLLLTAVYGLVVAGSVLLLGAIIGDWVDKNPRLKVAQTSLVVQNSAVILCGVLLMVVFQYKVQLTTLYDGWLLTTCYIMVITIANIANLASTAMSITIQRDWVVVVAGDDRSKLADMNATVRIIDQLTNIMAPMLVGQIMAFGSNFIGCGFISGWNLFSMCLEYFLLWKVYQKTPALAVKAGQKDSDDQELKHLNVQKEIGNNENPVEGSQLMNETAEVKKNTSCCYQMAEPIRTFKDGWVAYYNQSIFFAGMSLAFLYMTVLGFDCITTGYAYTQGLNGSVLSLLMGASAISGICGTVAFTWVRKKCGLIRTGFIAGVTQLSCLMLCVASVFAPGSSFDLSVSPFNEVLRHLFGDSGSLRESPTLVPTIEPQIQINATVFEEAPQIESYMSVSLLFAGVIAARIGLWSFDLTVTQLIQENVIESERGVINGVQNSMNYLLDLLHFIMVILAPNPEAFGLLVLISVSFVAMGHMMYFRFAYKSLRSRLFLFCSPEQKPDPNIPSLPNSV; from the exons ATGGACAGCGCTGCATCTAAAAAACCTTGCTGTG GAAGAGTTGGCGATTTCTTGAAGTCTGCGAAATTCCTCATTTACCTCGGACATGCCCTGTCTACATGG GGGGATCGGATGTGGAATTTTGCTGTGGCTGTGTTTTTGGTGGAGCTGTATGGCAATAGTTTACTCCTGACAGCCGTGTATGGACTGGTGGTTGCGGGGTCTGTCCTCTTACTGGGCGCTATTATTGGTGACTGGGTGGACAAAAACCCCAGACTGAAAG TGGCGCAGACGTCTTTAGTTGTCCAGAACAGTGCTGTCATTCTTTGTGGTGTCCTACTGATGGTCGTTTTCCAATATAAAGTACAACTTACAACCTTGTACGATGGATGGTTGCTG ACCACATGCTACATTATGGTCATCACCATCGCTAACATCGCTAACCTGGCCAGCACGGCTATGTCCATCACCATCCAGAGGGACTGGGTCGTGGTTGTGGCTGGAGATGATCGGAGCAAACTGGCAG ATATGAATGCAACTGTGAGAATAATTGACCAGTTAACCAACATTATGGCTCCAATGCTGGTGGGCCAGATCATGGCATTCGGCTCCAATTTTATCGGCTGTGGTTTTATCTCGGGCTGGAACCTGTTCTCCATGTGCTTGGAGTACTTTTTACTTTGGAAAGTTTATCAGAAGACTCCAGCACTTGCAGTCAAGGCAGGACAGAAGGACTCTGATGACCAAGAGCTGAAGCACCTCAATGTACAAAAAG AGATTGGAAATAATGAAAATCCAGTTGAAGGCTCCCAGCTGATGAATGAAACTGCTGAGGTTAAGAAGAACACCAGTTGCTGCTACCAAATGGCAGAACCCATCCGCACCTTTAAGGATGGCTGGGTGGCCTACTACAACCAGTCCATTTTCTTTGCTGGCATGTCTCTGGCTTTCCTCTACATGACCGTTCTGGGTTTCGACTGCATCACCACGGGCTACGCTTACACTCAGGGCCTGAACGGCTCCGTGCTCAGTCTCCTCATGGGAGCTTCGGCTATATCTGGCATCTGTGGAACTGTGGCTTTCACTTGGGTCAGAAAGAAGTGTGGCCTGATCAGAACCGGCTTCATCGCTGGAGTCACCCAACTATCTTGCCTCATGCTCTGCGTAGCATCCGTCTTTGCTCCTGGCAGCTCTTTCGATCTCAGCGTCTCGCCCTTCAACGAGGTCTTAAGGCATCTGTTTGGAGACAGCGGCTCACTGCGTGAGAGTCCTACTCTTGTTCCTACGATTGAACCGCAGATCCAGATCAACGCCACTGTTTTTGAGGAAGCCCCACAAATAGAGTCCTACATGTCCGTCAGTCTTCTTTTCGCCGGTGTTATTGCTGCTAGAATTG GTCTTTGGTCCTTTGATTTGACCGTGACCCAACTGATCCAAGAGAATGTGATTGAATCCGAGAGAGGTGTCATCAACGGTGTCCAGAACTCCATGAACTATCTTCTTGATCTCCTACACTTCATCATGGTCATCCTTGCACCAAATCCAGAGGCTTTTGGCCTTCTCGTGCTCATCTCGGTTTCATTTGTTGCTATGGGACATATGATGTATTTCAGGTTTGCCTATAAAAGCCTTCGGAGTCGACTTTTCCTGTTCTGTTCACCGGAGCAGAAACCTGATCCAAATATTCCCTCACTTCCAAACTCCGTATAA